A genomic region of Aspergillus oryzae RIB40 DNA, chromosome 1 contains the following coding sequences:
- a CDS encoding uncharacterized protein (predicted protein), which produces MAIKTRHIPVLPRPRWLDAAGMGKGIDHDRQHLSIVLAAGQTIKARQTNTAITGELTLRLLNDDNQTEASKKVGSDWAELSASVVSVPFIDTLYTDTSNAAVEPVVEYEYPDGSKQLPVYRKGQSQSEFFNHWDNQGSEFALLDSSYTQVLVPVIDKEALRHPQEVDNIDGLIGYYESVFSFYNALAGLSFEPERPSDLNSTNRYFMKADKHGAGGAYYGQNWTAASTNAIKEWWLLPSASNWGNLHEIGHGYQMSFRNDRYFWNGEVSNNVYAALYQSAYLGDRKYQEGWLYNYGKQAQVEQGIISDITSHKSLNDWDLRAKLYFLVLMVEKAGVDSFADFNQQYRLVSNQPNFDSTNHLLLDMLSDSFSRIGHIDVTPFVELCSGYISPGQREINQFGQGRAVYPLNQLVDGDTLTQLQEQLKLQSPLTLVTVSQLLASGIKGDVSLELKIDDFSQIYGKTITVLDGSRYVRQLTVETENISLGALPIGVYTFRLPLGRNSKYQVDQRYLVVKPGSAQVHVNFVPQTGSQVTNQEIKLLGLGDNLFSTILVDQANHVVQVAVTNKDPHSYFGNETYAEVVIKDNTGKEQFRATMPGVGATLRDDKIAFKPGYTLEVYHAEPSHRIQLRPDFDGVIDHNQKRNIFEITSSGLKNQSLNNDPLAALLARIAAAATALRSHPTRLHAECPSKVDIWLAIDQFTGSQREALLKEYSDCIPSDNNAPSEGLGNSFTAAFKGIGDWQFLTTELDLVGRKLTVALRDGIAHHYFNDTYAALQVLDADGNELLNLDVKGSTSQTARNWTLPLSGYGGEVLNIRHEEAPTRLFINNNMRDLRLSGRETRQNYRVTSTGLELLTRT; this is translated from the coding sequence ATGGCTATCAAAACCAGGCACATCCCTGTTCTTCCACGTCCAAGATGGCTCGATGCGGCAGGGATGGGCAAAGGCATTGATCATGACCGCCAGCATCTAAGCATCGTCCTTGCTGCAGGCCAAACTATCAAGGCTCGTCAAACCAACACCGCAATCACTGGCGAGCTCACTCTGCGCTTGCTGAACGACGATAATCAAACGGAGGCATCCAAAAAAGTGGGCAGCGACTGGGCTGAGCTCAGCGCTAGTGTTGTCTCTGTGCCATTCATCGACACGCTGTACACCGATACCTCAAATGCCGCTGTGGAGCCGGTGGTTGAATATGAATATCCGGATGGTTCGAAGCAACTACCCGTTTATCGCAAGGGACAAAGTCAGAGCGAATTCTTCAATCACTGGGATAATCAGGGGTCGGAGTTCGCACTTCTTGACTCCAGCTACACACAAGTCCTCGTTCCTGTGATTGATAAAGAGGCATTGAGACATCCGCAGGAGGTGGACAATATTGACGGGCTGATCGGATACTATGAATCAGTGTTTTCATTCTACAATGCCTTGGCCGGGCTATCATTCGAACCTGAGCGTCCTTCTGATCTGAACAGTACCAATCGTTACTTCATGAAGGCTGACAAACACGGCGCCGGTGGCGCGTATTACGGCCAGAACTGGACCGCAGCGTCGACTAATGCGATCAAGGAATGGTGGCTGCTGCCGTCTGCGAGCAACTGGGGCAATCTACACGAGATCGGTCACGGATATCAGATGTCGTTCCGCAATGACCGATATTTCTGGAACGGTGAAGTATCCAACAACGTTTATGCCGCTCTATACCAGAGCGCCTATCTAGGCGACCGCAAGTATCAGGAAGGCTGGCTGTATAACTATGGAAAGCAAGCCCAAGTTGAGCAAGGTATCATCAGTGACATCACGTCGCACAAGTCACTCAATGACTGGGATCTTCGCGCGAAGCTATACTTTCTCGTCTTGatggtggaaaaggcagGTGTCGACTCGTTTGCCGATTTCAACCAGCAGTATCGTCTGGTTAGCAACCAGCCAAACTTCGATTCCACTAATCATCTGCTTCTGGATATGCTCTCTGACAGCTTCTCCCGCATTGGACACATTGATGTGACACCGTTTGTGGAGCTATGCAGTGGATATATCTCACCAGGACAGCGTGAAATCAACCAGTTTGGTCAAGGCAGAGCCGTTTATCCGCTAAATCAGCTTGTGGATGGAGATACCTTGACACAGCTCCAGGAGCAGCTGAAATTGCAAAGCCCTCTTACCTTAGTCACTGTCTCCCAATTGCTCGCTAGCGGGATCAAAGGTGATGTCAGCCTCGAACTCAAGATCGATGATTTCAGCCAAATCTACGGGAAGACTATCACAGTGCTGGACGGCTCCCGCTATGTCCGCCAGCTCACCGTTGAAACCGAGAATATATCCCTTGGAGCTCTGCCGATCGGTGTATATACTTTTCGTCTCCCGTTGGGGCGAAACAGCAAATACCAGGTTGATCAACGCTATCTGGTTGTCAAGCCTGGATCAGCTCAGGTGCACGTGAATTTTGTCCCTCAGACTGGGTCTCAAGTGACCAACCAAGAGATAAAGCTGCTAGGTCTAGGGGACAATTTGTTCAGCACCATACTAGTCGACCAAGCAAATCACGTCGTGCAAGTAGCCGTGACTAACAAAGACCCTCATTCTTACTTTGGTAATGAAACATACGCAGAAGTCGTCATCAAAGATAACACTGGCAAGGAGCAGTTCCGCGCTACAATGCCAGGAGTCGGAGCAACACTTCGTGATGACAAAATAGCTTTCAAGCCGGGCTACACCCTCGAGGTTTATCATGCGGAACCCAGCCACCGCATCCAGCTGAGACCAGACTTTGACGGGGTGATCGACCACAACCAGAAGAGGAATATCTTCGAGATAACCTCCAGTGGTCTCAAAAACCAATCACTCAACAACGACCCGCTGGCTGCCTTACTAGCACGCATAGCAGCGGCAGCAACTGCGCTGCGGAGTCACCCTACTCGATTACACGCTGAGTGTCCCAGCAAGGTGGATATTTGGCTCGCCATCGACCAGTTTACAGGCTCTCAACGCGAGGCTTTGCTAAAAGAATATTCCGACTGCATACCATCCGACAATAATGCCCCCAGCGAAGGGCTCGGCAATTCCTTTACAGCTGCATTCAAAGGCATCGGGGATTGGCAGTTCCTGACGACAGAATTAGATTTAGTCGGCAGAAAGCTGACTGTAGCTTTGAGGGACGGGATAGCTCATCACTATTTCAACGATACGTACGCTGCCTTGCAGGTTCTAGATGCTGATGGAAACGAGCTTCTCAATCTGGATGTCAAGGGCAGCACGTCTCAAACGGCACGAAACTGGACTTTGCCTCTTTCTGGCTACGGGGGAGAGGTGCTCAACATCCGTCACGAGGAAGCGCCCACCCGCCTGTTCATTAACAACAACATGCGAGACCTTCGCTTGTCTGGTCGTGAGACAAGGCAGAACTACCGTGTCACGTCCACCGGGCTCGAACTTCTAACCCGAACTTAA